AGGTGGTCAAATCGGGCCCCTACAAGGACATTCTGGCCTTCGATCGCGAGCTCACCCCCGAAGAGACCGACATCCTGCAGTCGCTGATTGACACCAGCTACCAGCAGTTTGTCGATACGGTTGCCGAAGCCCGCCATCTGGCGGCCGAGACGGTCAAAACCTTTGCCGACGGCCGCATTTTTACTGGCCAGCAGGCCCAGGCGCTGGGCGTGGTCGATCGCCTGGGCAGCGAAGAAGACGCCCGCCGTTGGGCGGCCGAGCTGGCCGGCCTCGACCCGGAGAAAGCAAGCTGCGTCTCGGTCGAGGAGAAAAAATCCCCGCTGGCGCGGTTGCTGCCTGGTCGCGAGGAACAGCGAGCAGCGGGGCAAGCCGCGGTGGATTGGCTAGAATTCGAGCTAGCTACCAGCGGCCAGCCGCTATGGCTGTACCGCCCCTAACCGCTGCCGGGATCGCGAGGCGAACGGAAGCTGATGGCAGGGGTAGCGAGAGTGCAAGCGATCCGCGGGGCAACCACTGCCGCCGACAACACGGCCGAGGCCATTCGCGAAGCCGTCGCGGAGTTGCTCGACGACCTCGAGCGGCGCAATCCGCTTATCCCGGACGAAACCATCAGTGCGGTGTTTACCGTCACCAGCGATCTGGATGCCGTCTTTCCGGCCGCGATCGCGCGCCAGCGCCACCATTGGGAGAGCGTCGCGCTGCTGGATGTCCAACAGATGCGCGTCGAAGGCAGTCTGGCACGCTGCATCCGCGTGCTCATCCACGTCAACGCGCCCTCGCCCCATTGCGGGATTGCCCACTCCTACCTACGCCAGGCCCAGCACCTGCGCCCGGATCGCAGCCTGTCGCCGCCCCCGGGCACTGCAGCGGCGCCCCCCGATCCGAGCTGAGCGCTCGCTCGCTGACCGGCGCATCCGCGCGCTGGCCGCGGCGAATGCCAATAAAAATATCGTAGACGAAACTGCGGAAGTCGCGGCCGGCAAGCAGGCCCAGCGTTTGCGGGCTGCCTTGCGCCTCCAGCAGCAGCTGCGCGTGGCGGTAGGCCTGCTGGTACTTGTACCAGGGGATGGAGGGCCACAGGTGGTGGATGAGGTGATAGTTCTGGCCCAGGATGAGCAGGTTGAGCAGGGTACTGGGATAGACCCGCGCATTTTTCCAGCGCTGGCGGTGCTGAAAGGGGCGATGGGGCAGATAGTCAAAAAACAGGCCCAGCGCCCAGCCCACCACGAGCGAGGCGCAAAACCAGTAGTTGAGCAAGTACTCGACAAATCCGTAGTTCCAGGCCAGCGCGACCAGTGCCGCTAGCGCCGCGCGGCTCGCAACCCACTCCAGCAACTCGTAGTGCTGCCAAAGCCGGCGCCGGAAAAAAAAGACTTCGTGGTAGAAAAAACGCACCGGCACCAGCAGCAGCGGTCCGCCGGTGGAGACAAAGTGATCGGGATCGTTTTCGGGATCGTTGACGTGGGCGTGGTGCTGGCGGTGAACGCGCGTAAACACCGGAAAGACAAAGCCCAGCATCAGGGCGCTGCCGTGGCCCATAATGGTGTTGATGGCGTGATTGCGATGGGCGGCGCGGTGCGAGGCGTCGTGGATTACCGTTCCGGCCAGGTGGAGCGCCAGCACGTTGCCGCCAAAGCAGACCCAGCCGGACCAATCCCACAGCCAGTAGCCGCAGCTGGTGAGCGCCAGCAGCGAAACGGCGGCGACAAACATGGCAACGGTGGGATTGAAGCCCCCAGGCGATTTGAGCAACGATTTGGGCACCGTCAGCTCCGACATGGTTGGCGGTTGTTCCTTATCCAGCCCAACTGCTCATCCTACCCATGCTTGCAGACGTTTGGCATGGGTAAAAGCTGCTCTGGGGCCGCAAAGCCGGCTGCAGGCAACTGCCTGACGCAATGGCAAGCCCTCACGGTGCCGCACAGCTGTAGGGTGGCGCAAGCGCAGCTCGAGGCGGTGCTTGCAACAGCTCGCCCAAATCGACATCGCGCTCGAGCAGGCAGGTGTGGCCGCTTTGGGGCAAAACTGTGACGCGCGCCTCGGGCAGTTCGCGCGCGAGGCGTTGGGCTTCTCGGACCGAGGGCAACAGCCGATCAGCCCCACCGGCTAGCAACAAGCTCGGCACCCTCAGCGATCGGAGGGCATCGCGGCTGAGCTGGAAGCGTTTCAGCAGCAGCAGCCGCCAGCGCAGGGTCTCTAACGGGAGTGCCTGCATGACCGCCAGCAGCGCCCGGCGCTGTGCCGGCTCGACGCGCTGCGGCGCCGTCAGCAACGGTAGCAGTCCCTGCGCCGCCCAGCGGTAAACCCCCTGCGGCAGCCAGGGCGCCACTTCGGCGGCGTAGCCCAGTAGCGGCCGATCAGGGCACGTGGTTGCCGGATTGACCAAAATCAAGCGCTCGAGCAGGTGGGGCGCTTGCAGCGCCACCTGCAGGGCCAGGCAACCGCCAAAGGACTCGCCGCACAAATGGATGGCCCGATGGCGCGAGGCCGCTTGGCACGCGCGCAGCTCGGCCACAACGCGCTGGGCCAGAGCCTGCCAATCGCGGCGATCGCTGGCCGGGAGATGCAGGCAGCGCATGTCAAAACGGGGCGCCAGCGCGGCCGCCTGCCGCGCGTAGAGCTCTCCCGTGCCGTCCA
The window above is part of the Cyanobacteria bacterium QS_8_64_29 genome. Proteins encoded here:
- the sppA gene encoding signal peptide peptidase SppA → MIWPFRSRPAKQIARLEISGAIAGGMRQRALKALKTVEEKGFPALLLRIDSPGGTVADSQEIFNALKRLQDKTAIVASFGNVSASGGVYVGMGAPHVVANAGTITGSIGVILRGNNLEGLLDKVGVSFKVVKSGPYKDILAFDRELTPEETDILQSLIDTSYQQFVDTVAEARHLAAETVKTFADGRIFTGQQAQALGVVDRLGSEEDARRWAAELAGLDPEKASCVSVEEKKSPLARLLPGREEQRAAGQAAVDWLEFELATSGQPLWLYRP
- the aroH gene encoding chorismate mutase; the protein is MAGVARVQAIRGATTAADNTAEAIREAVAELLDDLERRNPLIPDETISAVFTVTSDLDAVFPAAIARQRHHWESVALLDVQQMRVEGSLARCIRVLIHVNAPSPHCGIAHSYLRQAQHLRPDRSLSPPPGTAAAPPDPS
- a CDS encoding beta-carotene hydroxylase yields the protein MSELTVPKSLLKSPGGFNPTVAMFVAAVSLLALTSCGYWLWDWSGWVCFGGNVLALHLAGTVIHDASHRAAHRNHAINTIMGHGSALMLGFVFPVFTRVHRQHHAHVNDPENDPDHFVSTGGPLLLVPVRFFYHEVFFFRRRLWQHYELLEWVASRAALAALVALAWNYGFVEYLLNYWFCASLVVGWALGLFFDYLPHRPFQHRQRWKNARVYPSTLLNLLILGQNYHLIHHLWPSIPWYKYQQAYRHAQLLLEAQGSPQTLGLLAGRDFRSFVYDIFIGIRRGQRADAPVSERALSSDRGAPLQCPGAATGCDPGAGAGPGVGRSGQSRNGARAR
- a CDS encoding alpha/beta hydrolase; its protein translation is MQPRRDCLHLFAPQPPQPERPLFVFLPGLDGTGELYARQAAALAPRFDMRCLHLPASDRRDWQALAQRVVAELRACQAASRHRAIHLCGESFGGCLALQVALQAPHLLERLILVNPATTCPDRPLLGYAAEVAPWLPQGVYRWAAQGLLPLLTAPQRVEPAQRRALLAVMQALPLETLRWRLLLLKRFQLSRDALRSLRVPSLLLAGGADRLLPSVREAQRLARELPEARVTVLPQSGHTCLLERDVDLGELLQAPPRAALAPPYSCAAP